A genomic segment from Nicotiana sylvestris chromosome 1, ASM39365v2, whole genome shotgun sequence encodes:
- the LOC104212602 gene encoding UMP-CMP kinase 3 produces MGTVVDSSNQGAGSLPTNKKVSVIFVLGGPGSGKGTQCANIVENFGYTHLSAGDLLRAEIKSGSENGTMISNMIKEGKIVPSEVTIKLLQRAIQENGNDKFLIDGFPRNEENRAAFESVTGIEPEFVLFFDCPEEEMERRLLGRNQGREDDNIDTIRKRFKVFLESSLPVIEYYNSKGKVRKIDAAKPVGEVFEAVKAVFAPAVEKVAA; encoded by the exons ATGGGGACTGTTGTCGATTCTTCTAACCAG GGAGCAGGAAGCCTGCCAACCAACAAGAAGGTCTCTGTTATTTTTGTTCTAG GTGGCCCAGGCAGTGGTAAGGGCACCCAGTGTGCTAATATTGTTGAAAACTTTGGGTACACCCATCTAAGTGCTGGTGATCTTCTCCGAGCAGAAATAAAATCTGGTTCAGAGAACGG GACGATGATTTCAAACATGATTAAAGAAGGGAAAATTGTACCATCAGAGGTAACAATTAAGCTTCTCCAACGAGCAATTCAGGAAAATGGGAACGACAAATTTCTTATTGATGGTTTCCCTCGCAATGAGGAGAACCGTGCAGCTTTTGAGTCAGTT ACTGGAATTGAGCCTGAGTTTGTGCTCTTCTTTGATTGTCCTGAAGAAGAGATGGAGAGACGTCTTTTGGGTCGGAACCAG GGAAGAGAAGATGATAATATTGATACAATAAGGAAGCGATTCAAGGTTTTCCTGGAATCTAGTTTACCTGTTATTGAATATTACAACTCCAAGGGGAAGGTTCGAAAG ATTGATGCTGCAAAGCCTGTTGGAGAAGTATTTGAAGCAGTTAAAGCTGTTTTTGCCCCAGCTGTTGAGAAG GTTGCTGCCTAG